DNA sequence from the Actinomycetota bacterium genome:
TGTCGGCGTGGGTGCGGAACGACAGGACCGCGATCCGCAGGATGAACCGCCCGTGGATCATCGTGCTCGACAGGAACACGCGCTGCGACGCGTTGATCCGCTCGAGGAACGCTCGGTTCGCGCCGATCTCGTCCGAGCCCGGGTCGGCGAGCCGGAACGCCACGATCGACAGATCGGGCGTCCAGGGCACCTCGAGCCTCGGATCGCTCGCGAGCTCCCGGTGGACCTGTTCGGCGAGATCGAGCTTCTCCTCGAGCGCGTCGCGGAACGCCGCGACCCCGTGGAGCTGGAGCGGGAGCCACACGCGGAGCCCCCGGAACTCGCGCGAGAGCTCCGGGGAGTACTCCGCGAAGCTCGGGAGGATCTGGCCCCCGGCGACGAGGTCCTGGAGGTAGGCGGCCCCGCTCGACGCGTGCGCATCCCGCAGGAGGGCGGCGTCACGGACCAGGAGCGATCCCGTGCCGTACGGCAGGAACATCCCCTTGTGCGGGTCGAGCGTGATCGAGTCCGCGCGATCGATGCCGCGGAACCGCTCCCGTCCCCGCTCCGTCAGTTGGAAGAACCCGCCGTAGGCCGCGTCGACATGCAGCCACAACCCCTCCCGGACGCAGAGATCGGCGATCGGCTCGAGCGGATCGACGGCGCCGGTGTTCGTCGTGCCGGCGTTCGCGACGACGCAGAACGGGCTGCGGCCTGCCGAACGGTCGCCGGCGACCTGATCCGCGAGAGCGTCCACGTCCAGGCGAAGCTCCCGCGTCACCGGAACGCGGACCACACCACGATCGGGAAAGCCCGCGATCGCCGCGGCCTTGGCGACCGAGGCGTGCGCCTGCTGTGAGACGTAGATCGTCCCGTCGAGGAAGTCCTCCGGGAGCCGGGCTCGTCGTGCCGTCACGATCGCCGAGAGGTTCGCCATCGAACCGCCGGTCGTGAGGATCCCTCCCGCGGTGACCGGCAGCCCGAACAGGTCGCAGAACCAGTGCAGGACGTCGACCTCCATCCGGACGAACGCCGGTGCGGTGGCCGCGAGGTTCACGAACCGGTTCACACCGGCGGCGAGGAACGACGCGAGGGCGGCCGAGTACAGACCCCCTCCGGGGATGTAGGCGAGGTAGCCGGGCCCGGCCGGCTCGAGGGCACGCTCGGCGCCGCGCCCGAAGTCCGCGAGAACCTCGTCGAACGGCCGGCCGGTCTCCGGAGGAGCCCCTCCGATCGTCGACGCGATCTCGAGGGCGTCGCGGGTCCCTCCGGCCGCGGAGGTCTCGTCCAAACCGTCGATGAACGATGCCACGTGGTCGAGCGCGGCGGCGCCGATCGCGCGCATCTGCTCGTCCGAGGGCTCCAGCGGGATGGCCACGGGCGTCATCGTAGCGTCGTGGGTCGCGGTACCCGGAGCCGAACGGCGAGCCTAGTCCGCGTCGCGAGCCGCTGCGGGAACGCGGAGCGCCGGGAGGTCGTCGAGCAACTCCCGTGTCGCCGCGGCCACACGATCCACCGCCGCCTCGAACGCGTCCGGATCTCGCTTCGGCGGCTCGCGGAACCCGCTCACCTTCCGCACGTACTGGAGCGCGGCGGCTCGCACCTCGTCGTCGTCGGCGGGACCCTCGGGGCTCCGCAAGCGTTGGATGCTCCTGCACATGGGCCGATCGTAGACGAGATGGAAGACTGGGCGCTCGTGACTCCCGATCGGATCGATCGACGTGTGCTCGCGGCCGTCTGCCTCGCGCTGGCCCTCGTGCCGTGGGCGTGGTTCGCCGTGCGCGACCTCGCTCCGGTGATGGATGTCGCCGCCGTGCTCCTGCCCCTCGTGGCCCTCGGCACCGCATGTGCCCTGGCGGTGGCGAGCCGGTGGCTCCACTCGGGCTGGGCAACGGTCGCGGCCGGGTCGGTCGCCCTGTTCACGATCGTCGTGATCGTGGGACCGCGGATGCCACTGGGATCAGATCCTCCTCTCGATCCGGTGCGCATCGCGGTCGCGAACACCTACGAGCGCAACCGTGACGAGGCGTCGGCCGACTCGCTCGTCGAGGAGCACGCCGACGTGCTCGCGGTGATCGAAGGAGCACCCGCGATCGTCGACGGGATCGGCGACGCGTACGCCCACGTCGTCGACGAGGGGTTCTTGTCGGTCAGGACCGATCTCCCGATGCGCGAGCTATCCGCCGGTGCCGCCCTGAACGGCGCACGCGTCCTGCGGGTGCGCATCTGGGGGGCGGCCGGGCCGTTCGTCCTGTACGTCGTGCATTCGGTGAACCCGCTTTACAACGCGGCGTTCGACGCGCAGCTGGGGTTCCTCGACGATCTGCTCGGACGGGTCGAGCGTGAAGTCCAGCCGGTCGTGCTCGCCGGGGACTTCAACATGAGCGATCGCGGGCAGGCCTACCGGACGGTCGCGTCCGCGCTCCACGACGCGACCCGGACCGGATGGGCGCGCTCCACCTACGCGAGCGGACCGTGGCAGGTGTTGTTCCTGCGGATCGACTACGTGTTCACCACGCCGGGATGGTGCTCGGCCGACGCGGGCGTGTTCTCGGTCCCCGGCTCGGACCACGAAGGGGTGGTGACCTCCATCGGACCCTGCCCGGAGGCGTCGACGGGGTGAACCTCGCCTACCGCTTGCGCTTGAGGTCCGACAGGATCTCGCGCGCTGCGTTCGCGCCGGGTCCTCCGGTCACGCCGCCGCCCGGGTGTGCCCCCGATCCGGCGAGGTAGACACCCGGGATCCCGAACCGGTACCGCGCGTGGCCCAGCAACGGGCGCCACGCGAAGAAGTCGTCCAGCCCGGGTTCGCCGTGATACACGTGCCCGCCCGAGAGCCCGACCTCGCGCTCGAGGTCGAGCGGCGAGCGGACCCGCCGGGCGACGACGAGCTCGCCGAGCCCCGGTGCGTAGCGCTCGAGCGCCTTGACCGTGACGTCGGCGAGGCGCTCGGACTCGGTGTCCCAGGTCCCCTCCCGGAGTGCGTACGGAGCGGATTGGAACAGGACGCTCATCACGTGCCGTCCCTCGGGGGCCAGGCTCGGATCGCTCAACGTGGGGATCGTGATCTCCAGCATGGGGTCCTCGGAGATCGTGCCGTACTTCCACGCGTCGGCGGCCTTCTCGAGATAGTCGATCCCGAGGGAGACGACGATCCGCCCGCGCAGCCGCTCCTCGTCGGCGCCGTTGAACTTCGGCATCCCCGACAGCGCCAGATCGACCTTCGCCGTCGCACCGGGGGTCCGGATGTTGCCGCCGCGCCAGACGAGCTCCGGGCCGAGGACCACCGGATCGATCAGGCTCGTGAGCGTGCGTTTCGGGTCGCACGCGGTGACGATCGCCGTGCCGCGGATCTGTTCACCGGACGCCAGGACGACGCCCGTGGCCCGGCCGTTCGCGTTCGACGCGATCGCGGAGACCTCCGCGCCCGTGCGGATCTCGGCTCCGAACGCCGTGGCCGCGTTCGCCAGTGCGTCGGCCAGCGCGCCGCTACCCCCCTTCGCGAACGTGCTCTGGCCCGCGACACCACCGTCGTTGCCCGCCGAGTCGTTGAGGAACACGGCCGCCGAGCCCGCCGACCACGACCCCATCGAGGTGTAGAGGACGGCGCGAGCGGCCAGAGCCCCGGCGACCGGATCGGAGCCGGCTCCCTCGCCGACCCCTTCCCGGACGAAGTCCGCGATCGCCATCGGCAATGCGCGGGTGGCCTCGCGTCCGGCCTTGGAGCCCAGGCCCTTGAATGCCTTGCCGAGCTTCAGCCCGTTGATCGCATCCGCGATCGAGGGGGTCTTCACGTCCGGCGGCGTCGCCGCGTTCACGTGCGCGAGGAAACTCGCGAGGGCGCGTACCCGCTTGTCGAAGGCCACGTAGCGATCCGCCGCCACGGGAGCGGAGGCGCGCAGCCCCTCGGCGGTCCTGGCGGCGTCGGCCCACAGCGTGATGCCCGAACCGTCGGGCTGCGGCGCGAACACGCGCACGTCCGGCTCGATCGGCTCGAACCCGTGTCGTTCGAGCTCGAGGTCGGCGATCACCGACTTCCGCAGGCGTCCAACCGTGTGCGCCACACCCGGCGCGGTGAACCCCTCGGCGAGCTCGACGTTCGCGAGGATGCCTCCCACCCGGTCGGCACGCTCGAGCACGAGCACCTTCCGGCGCCGCTTCGCGAGGTACGCGGCCGCGACGAGCCCGTTGTGGCCGCCGCCGACGACGATCGCGTCGTAGGTCGCCATCACGCCACCGCCTTCCCGCCGGAGGTGCGCCCGCCCTTGCTCGCCTTGAGGACCTCGAGCGCTGCGATGCGACCGGACGCGCCCATGATGCCGCCACCGGGGTGGGTCGCCGCGCCACAGAGCCACAGATCCTTCAACGGCGTCTCGTATCGAGCCCAGCCCGGGACGGGGCGGTTGAAGAAGAGTTGTTCGAGCGAGAGCTCGCCCTGGAAGATGTTCCCCTCGGTGAGCCCTGTGACGTCCTCGATGTCCTTCGGCGTGATGAACATCTTGTGGACGATGTGTTCGCGGATCTTCGGGAACCGCTCCTCGAGCGTGTCGATCACGTTCTCGCCGAAGGCGGAGCGCATCTGATCGTCCCACTGCCTGCCGCCGGCGAGGTGGTACGGCGCGTACTGCACGAAGCAGCTGATGATGTGCTTGCCCGGCGGCGCCATCGACGGATCGACGAGCGTCGGGAAGATCATGTCGATATAGGGCCGTTGCGAGAATCGTCCGTACTTCGCGTCGTCGTAGGCGCGTTCCATGTAGTCGACGCTCGGCGAGAAGCTGATCGCTCCGCGGAGCCACTCCCCCGTGCCCGGCTTGCAGGCGAGCTCGGGCAGACCATCGAGGGCGAGGTTCACCTTGCCCGAGGAGCCCCGGTACTTGTAGCGGCGGACCTCGTCGGTGAACGTGGGGTCGAGCACGCCGTCCTCCACGAGCTTGAGGAACGTGACGTGCGAGTCGACGCTCGAGAGCACGACGTTCGCCGCGATCTCCTCACCCGACTCCAGCGTCACTCCCGTGGCGCGCCCGTT
Encoded proteins:
- a CDS encoding DUF2277 domain-containing protein, which codes for MCRSIQRLRSPEGPADDDEVRAAALQYVRKVSGFREPPKRDPDAFEAAVDRVAAATRELLDDLPALRVPAAARDAD
- a CDS encoding endonuclease/exonuclease/phosphatase family protein yields the protein MEDWALVTPDRIDRRVLAAVCLALALVPWAWFAVRDLAPVMDVAAVLLPLVALGTACALAVASRWLHSGWATVAAGSVALFTIVVIVGPRMPLGSDPPLDPVRIAVANTYERNRDEASADSLVEEHADVLAVIEGAPAIVDGIGDAYAHVVDEGFLSVRTDLPMRELSAGAALNGARVLRVRIWGAAGPFVLYVVHSVNPLYNAAFDAQLGFLDDLLGRVEREVQPVVLAGDFNMSDRGQAYRTVASALHDATRTGWARSTYASGPWQVLFLRIDYVFTTPGWCSADAGVFSVPGSDHEGVVTSIGPCPEASTG
- a CDS encoding aminotransferase class I/II-fold pyridoxal phosphate-dependent enzyme, with protein sequence MAIPLEPSDEQMRAIGAAALDHVASFIDGLDETSAAGGTRDALEIASTIGGAPPETGRPFDEVLADFGRGAERALEPAGPGYLAYIPGGGLYSAALASFLAAGVNRFVNLAATAPAFVRMEVDVLHWFCDLFGLPVTAGGILTTGGSMANLSAIVTARRARLPEDFLDGTIYVSQQAHASVAKAAAIAGFPDRGVVRVPVTRELRLDVDALADQVAGDRSAGRSPFCVVANAGTTNTGAVDPLEPIADLCVREGLWLHVDAAYGGFFQLTERGRERFRGIDRADSITLDPHKGMFLPYGTGSLLVRDAALLRDAHASSGAAYLQDLVAGGQILPSFAEYSPELSREFRGLRVWLPLQLHGVAAFRDALEEKLDLAEQVHRELASDPRLEVPWTPDLSIVAFRLADPGSDEIGANRAFLERINASQRVFLSSTMIHGRFILRIAVLSFRTHADRIHEAIEIVRREAKAL
- a CDS encoding NAD(P)/FAD-dependent oxidoreductase, which translates into the protein MATYDAIVVGGGHNGLVAAAYLAKRRRKVLVLERADRVGGILANVELAEGFTAPGVAHTVGRLRKSVIADLELERHGFEPIEPDVRVFAPQPDGSGITLWADAARTAEGLRASAPVAADRYVAFDKRVRALASFLAHVNAATPPDVKTPSIADAINGLKLGKAFKGLGSKAGREATRALPMAIADFVREGVGEGAGSDPVAGALAARAVLYTSMGSWSAGSAAVFLNDSAGNDGGVAGQSTFAKGGSGALADALANAATAFGAEIRTGAEVSAIASNANGRATGVVLASGEQIRGTAIVTACDPKRTLTSLIDPVVLGPELVWRGGNIRTPGATAKVDLALSGMPKFNGADEERLRGRIVVSLGIDYLEKAADAWKYGTISEDPMLEITIPTLSDPSLAPEGRHVMSVLFQSAPYALREGTWDTESERLADVTVKALERYAPGLGELVVARRVRSPLDLEREVGLSGGHVYHGEPGLDDFFAWRPLLGHARYRFGIPGVYLAGSGAHPGGGVTGGPGANAAREILSDLKRKR